From Nicotiana tabacum cultivar K326 chromosome 20, ASM71507v2, whole genome shotgun sequence, one genomic window encodes:
- the LOC107805084 gene encoding uncharacterized protein LOC107805084, whose product MNRQAENSKLLPIRSRKSTPSSRRIWTPVEESALLDGLKKLRADGWRADNETFRRGYLMELEHYLHECHHSSQLKGEPHVNNKVKAWKRCYSNISLLKSRSGLRFQYSDGTIIVDDPKQWDDFIKMDPKAKSMKTKKWPMFEDWEEIFGKDRATGEFTKGPLDVAEDILRSQASGISNDMSLGWPIVVDDEGEDDAGDGPNIATGEAENENTYDGPSFTGASEKEDARASEQECAGAFENEHAGFQQNHKQGEHANRSSSNFNEKEKSKKRKRVVEDSSETFLKGMTEVMKNFIESQDKRMGALIDKIDNCDRSDIRSEIYSILESPAFELYSVQEYIKATMILCEDVKKMKLFLRMGELEHQTMMFMIINGKL is encoded by the exons ATGAATAGACAGGCAGAAAATTCAAAGCTATTGCCAATAAGATCAAGAAAATCAACACCTTCTTCCCGAAGGATCTGGACTCCAGTAGAAGAAAGTGCTCTTTTAGATGGTTTAAAAAAATTGCGTGCTGATGGTTGGCGAGCTGATAATGAAACCTTTAGGCGAGGATACTTGATGGAATTAGAGCACTATTTGCATGAATGTCATCATAGTAGTCAATTGAAAGGTGAACCACATGTTAATAATAAAGTAAAAGCGTGGAAGAGATGTTATTCAAACATAAGTTTATTAAAGAGTCGAAGTGGTTTGAGATTTCAATATAGTGATGGAACCATAATTGTTGACGATCCAAAACAGTGGGATGACTTTATAAAG ATGGATCCAAAAGCAAAAAGCATGAAAACTAAGAAATGGCCAATGTTTGAGGATTGGGAGGAAATTTTTGGCAAGGATAGAGCGACAGGAGAGTTCACAAAAGGGCCGCTAGATGTTGCTGAGGATATTCTAAGGAGTCAAGCTTCAGGAATTTCTAATGACATGAGCTTAGGATGGcctattgttgttgatgatgaaggAGAAGATGATGCTGGTGATGGACCTAATATAGCTACTGGAGAAGCTGAAAATGAAAATACTTATGATGGACCTAGTTTTACTGGAGCATCTGAAAAGGAAGATGCTAGAGCATCTGAACAAGAATGTGCTGGAGCATTTGAAAATGAACATGCAGGATTCCAACAAAATCATAAACAAGGTGAACATGCTAATAGATCCTCTTCTAATttcaatgaaaaagagaaaagcaagaaaagaaaaagggttgTGGAAGATTCTAGTGAGACATTTCTTAAGGGTATGACAGAAGTTATGAAAAACTTTATTGAAAGTCAAGATAAAAGAATGGGTGCCTTGATTGATAAGATTGACAATTGTGACCGATCCGATATTCGTAGTGAAATTTATTCCATCCTTGAGTCTCCCGCATTTGAGTTGTACTCTGTACAAGAATATATCAAAGCTACAATGATTCTCTGTGAAGATGTCaaaaagatgaaattatttttacGTATGGGTGAACTTGAGCACCAAACAATGATGTTCATGATTATTAATGGCAAACTTTGA